One genomic region from Skermania piniformis encodes:
- a CDS encoding alpha/beta fold hydrolase has product MPTDSFHERDITTNGIRMHLREQGSGPPVIFLHGFPHTGFVWHRQLAAVAAAGWHAIAPDLRGFGGTDAPTGPAAYTNVDSIADLTGLLDQLGADRAVFVGLDFGAVLTWELALRVPDRVRAVIVCNNPYLGRAPRRPSEIWARMARRHFVHLHHFQQPGSADAELAGAPREFLARVYYALSGDYHYLDVWQHPPGTRYLDALPVAPPLPWPWLSEAEFELLASTFERTGFTGGLNWYRALDRNWELGAALPDAPVAVPAFFLYGERDCDMEGFSGMDPIGTMRARVPDLRAADMVADAGHLLPLERTGATDALLLRYLAEL; this is encoded by the coding sequence TTGCCGACTGACTCGTTCCACGAACGCGACATCACGACCAACGGTATCCGGATGCACCTGCGCGAGCAGGGCTCCGGACCGCCGGTGATCTTCCTGCACGGGTTTCCGCACACCGGGTTCGTCTGGCACCGGCAACTCGCCGCGGTGGCTGCCGCCGGATGGCACGCGATCGCCCCGGACCTGCGCGGTTTCGGCGGGACCGACGCACCCACCGGTCCGGCGGCGTACACCAACGTCGATTCGATCGCCGATCTGACCGGTCTGCTCGATCAGCTGGGCGCCGATCGAGCGGTATTCGTCGGGCTGGACTTCGGTGCCGTGCTCACCTGGGAGCTGGCGCTCCGGGTGCCGGACCGGGTACGAGCCGTGATCGTCTGCAACAACCCGTATCTGGGCCGGGCGCCGCGCCGGCCGAGCGAGATCTGGGCCCGGATGGCCCGACGGCACTTCGTGCACCTGCACCACTTCCAGCAGCCCGGCTCGGCGGACGCCGAACTGGCCGGCGCCCCGCGCGAGTTCCTGGCGCGGGTGTACTACGCACTCAGCGGTGACTACCACTATCTGGACGTCTGGCAGCACCCACCGGGAACCCGTTACCTCGACGCGCTGCCGGTCGCTCCGCCGCTGCCCTGGCCGTGGTTGTCGGAAGCGGAGTTCGAGCTCCTGGCTTCGACTTTCGAGCGCACCGGATTCACCGGCGGGCTGAACTGGTACCGGGCACTCGACCGGAACTGGGAGCTCGGCGCGGCTCTGCCCGACGCCCCGGTGGCGGTGCCCGCGTTCTTTCTCTACGGCGAACGTGATTGCGATATGGAGGGATTCAGCGGCATGGACCCGATCGGGACGATGCGTGCGCGGGTACCGGACCTGCGCGCGGCGGATATGGTGGCCGACGCCGGACACCTGCTGCCGCTGGAGCGCACCGGCGCGACCGACGCGCTGCTGCTGCGGTACCTGGCGGAACTATGA
- a CDS encoding SDR family NAD(P)-dependent oxidoreductase yields MTGLGLAGQVALVTGASRGIGKGIALELGAAGATVYLTGRGKPGPLPGSLAATAAEIDAVGGTGVAMPCDHGNDAQIRAVVDRIGTAAGRLDILVNNVYDSPGAARWLGKRFWEIPPQAWDAGIDIGLRSHFVAASLAAPRMIAAGRGLIVNISSPGAARHMHNVVYGVGKCALDRMTADLAHELAGTGVSVVSLWPGIVNTELLQLVPRGADGRRVVTLPGEGEFDLDAAESPRFAGRAVVALATAADLADRSGHAWPVATLAVDYGFTDLDGRVPGAG; encoded by the coding sequence ATGACCGGCCTCGGACTCGCCGGCCAGGTAGCGCTGGTGACCGGCGCGAGTCGCGGCATCGGCAAGGGCATCGCCCTCGAACTCGGCGCGGCCGGCGCAACGGTGTATCTGACCGGCCGGGGAAAGCCGGGCCCGCTGCCGGGTAGTTTGGCCGCGACCGCCGCCGAGATCGACGCGGTCGGCGGGACCGGCGTCGCGATGCCGTGCGACCACGGCAACGACGCGCAGATCCGCGCGGTCGTCGACCGGATCGGCACCGCCGCCGGCCGACTCGACATCCTGGTCAACAACGTCTACGACAGCCCGGGCGCCGCCCGCTGGCTGGGCAAGCGGTTCTGGGAGATCCCACCGCAGGCCTGGGACGCGGGGATCGATATCGGGCTGCGCTCGCACTTCGTCGCGGCGAGTCTGGCGGCGCCGCGGATGATCGCGGCCGGACGTGGGCTGATCGTCAACATCTCCTCGCCCGGCGCCGCCCGGCACATGCACAACGTGGTCTACGGGGTCGGCAAATGCGCCCTCGACCGGATGACCGCCGACCTGGCCCACGAATTGGCCGGCACCGGCGTGAGCGTGGTGTCGCTGTGGCCGGGAATCGTGAACACCGAACTACTGCAACTAGTTCCACGCGGTGCGGACGGAAGGCGAGTGGTCACGCTGCCCGGCGAGGGCGAATTCGACCTGGACGCCGCCGAATCGCCCCGGTTCGCCGGGCGGGCGGTGGTCGCCCTGGCCACCGCCGCCGATCTCGCCGACCGCTCCGGCCACGCCTGGCCGGTGGCGACATTGGCCGTCGACTACGGCTTCACCGATCTCGACGGGCGGGTGCCGGGCGCCGGCTGA
- a CDS encoding 2,4'-dihydroxyacetophenone dioxygenase family protein codes for MTLAIAPGPATTSIGAVLPLVALPQTELLTVNANDIPLIKDSLGPGVHFKPLRLDMENGEWVVLATFAPGAAIPLHYHTGAVDAWTISGCWNYKEYPDQKQVAGSYLYEPGASVHTLECPASNTEDTVVLFRVSGANVNFNDDGTFHSVLDAATIRHLTDALAEAQNLGEVNYIGGGAAGFTAK; via the coding sequence ATGACACTGGCTATCGCACCCGGCCCGGCGACCACGTCGATCGGTGCAGTTTTGCCGTTGGTCGCATTACCGCAGACCGAACTGCTCACGGTGAATGCGAACGACATTCCGCTGATCAAGGATTCGCTCGGTCCAGGGGTGCACTTCAAGCCGCTGCGCCTGGATATGGAGAACGGTGAGTGGGTGGTGCTGGCCACCTTCGCGCCGGGTGCCGCGATTCCGCTGCACTACCACACGGGCGCGGTCGATGCGTGGACGATCAGCGGCTGCTGGAACTACAAGGAGTACCCGGACCAGAAGCAGGTCGCCGGGTCGTACCTGTACGAGCCGGGTGCGTCGGTGCACACGCTGGAATGCCCGGCGTCCAACACCGAGGACACCGTGGTGTTGTTCCGGGTGTCGGGGGCGAACGTCAACTTCAACGATGACGGTACGTTCCATTCGGTGCTGGACGCCGCGACGATCCGCCATCTCACCGACGCGCTCGCCGAGGCGCAGAACCTCGGCGAGGTCAACTACATCGGTGGTGGTGCCGCGGGTTTCACCGCGAAGTAG
- a CDS encoding AraC family transcriptional regulator, producing MSVIRGTSLTGYPALVTELGGDPAALLGEAGIRPDDVGRFDVFFAYPALIDALEVAARATGTPDFGRRLGARQGIEILGPVGVAARTTGTVADAFAIFEHYLAAYSPAIGTSISPMSDERLSFFEFKILSPVPRTCPQVVELSLGVTLRVLRFLLGTEYNPVVVWVPHNPLTPRPDYLHYFSCTPRFAQPRAGFTMQTSDLTRPLVRDELAHRAMLEYLDLIIDRREPDLRAPVRELIRHLLPAGAATVPIIAGQLRLHPKTLQRRLAAEGTGVGTLVDEVRRELARHYLTETDVTCSHLARELGYSEQSALARACQRWFGVSPRQLRTGAE from the coding sequence ATGTCTGTGATCCGCGGGACATCCCTGACCGGATACCCCGCATTGGTCACCGAACTCGGCGGGGACCCGGCGGCGTTGCTCGGTGAAGCCGGTATCCGGCCCGATGATGTCGGCCGATTCGACGTCTTCTTCGCCTACCCGGCGCTGATCGATGCGTTGGAAGTCGCCGCGAGAGCGACCGGTACACCCGACTTCGGCCGTCGGCTCGGCGCACGACAGGGAATCGAGATTCTCGGGCCGGTCGGTGTCGCCGCCCGGACCACCGGAACGGTAGCCGACGCCTTCGCGATATTCGAGCACTACCTCGCCGCCTACAGCCCGGCAATCGGGACGAGCATCAGCCCGATGTCGGACGAGCGGCTGTCGTTCTTCGAGTTCAAGATTCTCAGCCCGGTGCCGCGCACCTGTCCACAGGTGGTCGAGCTGTCGCTGGGCGTGACGTTGCGGGTTCTGCGGTTCCTGCTGGGTACGGAGTACAACCCCGTGGTCGTGTGGGTACCGCACAATCCGCTCACCCCCCGACCGGACTATCTGCACTACTTCTCCTGCACGCCCCGCTTCGCCCAGCCACGCGCCGGCTTCACCATGCAGACGTCGGACCTGACGCGGCCCCTGGTGCGGGACGAACTCGCGCATCGCGCCATGCTCGAGTACCTCGACCTGATCATCGACCGGCGCGAGCCGGACCTGCGCGCCCCGGTACGCGAGCTGATCCGGCATCTGTTGCCGGCGGGCGCCGCCACCGTGCCGATCATCGCCGGACAGCTCCGTCTGCATCCCAAAACGCTGCAACGGCGACTTGCCGCAGAAGGCACCGGCGTCGGCACACTCGTCGACGAGGTCCGGCGGGAGCTGGCCCGGCACTACCTGACCGAGACCGACGTCACCTGCAGCCATCTGGCCCGCGAGCTCGGCTACTCCGAGCAGAGTGCGCTCGCCCGGGCCTGCCAACGCTGGTTCGGCGTCAGTCCACGGCAGTTACGCACCGGCGCAGAGTGA
- the dmpG gene encoding 4-hydroxy-2-oxovalerate aldolase produces the protein MASTNTTQTPYSNLLDVRVTDTSLRDGSHHKRHQFTVAEVRAIVAALDLAGVPVIEVTHGDGLGGSSFNYGFSKTPEQELIKAAAETAKDAKIAVLMLPGVGVKEDIKISQDNGASICRIATHCTEADVSIQHFGLARELGLETVGFLMMSHSQPPEKLAKQARIMADAGCQCVYVVDSAGALVLDEVADRVSALVAELGDDAQVGFHGHENLDLAVANSIYAVRAGATQIDGSARRFGAGAGNTPVEAFVGVCDKIGLKTGIDFFAIADAAEDVVRPAMPQECLLDRQALMMGYAGVYSSFLRHAELQAERYGVSSAEMLVRAGQRKLVGGQEDQLIDIALELQREAAAAG, from the coding sequence GTGGCATCGACGAACACAACTCAGACCCCGTACTCCAACCTGCTCGACGTGCGGGTCACCGACACCAGCCTGCGGGACGGCTCGCACCACAAGCGGCACCAGTTCACCGTGGCCGAGGTGCGAGCCATCGTCGCCGCCTTGGACCTCGCCGGGGTGCCGGTGATCGAGGTGACCCACGGCGACGGCCTCGGCGGCTCCTCGTTCAACTACGGCTTCTCCAAGACGCCGGAGCAGGAGCTGATCAAGGCGGCGGCGGAGACGGCAAAGGACGCCAAGATCGCGGTCCTGATGTTGCCCGGCGTCGGGGTCAAGGAAGACATCAAGATTTCCCAGGACAACGGGGCGTCGATCTGCCGGATCGCCACCCACTGCACCGAGGCCGACGTCTCGATTCAGCATTTCGGTCTGGCCCGCGAGTTGGGCCTGGAGACGGTCGGCTTCCTGATGATGTCGCACAGCCAGCCGCCGGAGAAGCTGGCGAAGCAGGCCCGGATCATGGCCGACGCCGGTTGTCAGTGTGTGTACGTGGTGGATTCGGCCGGTGCGCTCGTGCTCGACGAGGTCGCCGACCGGGTGTCGGCGCTGGTCGCCGAGCTCGGCGACGACGCTCAGGTGGGTTTCCACGGCCACGAGAACCTGGACCTGGCGGTGGCGAATTCGATATACGCGGTGCGCGCCGGAGCGACCCAGATCGACGGCAGTGCCCGTCGGTTCGGTGCCGGTGCAGGCAATACCCCGGTCGAGGCATTCGTGGGAGTCTGCGACAAGATCGGGCTGAAGACCGGGATCGACTTCTTCGCGATCGCCGACGCCGCCGAAGACGTCGTCCGCCCGGCGATGCCGCAGGAGTGCCTGCTCGACCGGCAGGCGCTGATGATGGGGTACGCCGGGGTGTACTCCAGCTTCCTGCGGCACGCGGAGTTGCAGGCGGAGCGCTACGGGGTGTCGTCGGCGGAGATGCTGGTGCGGGCCGGGCAGCGGAAGCTGGTCGGGGGCCAGGAAGACCAGCTGATCGACATCGCGCTGGAACTGCAGCGGGAAGCGGCGGCCGCGGGCTGA
- a CDS encoding acetaldehyde dehydrogenase (acetylating): protein MAKASAAIVGSGNISTDLLYKLQRSEVIEPRWMIGIDPASEGLKRARGLGLATSAEGVGPLLDQAEKPDIIFEATSAYVHRAAAPDYAAAGIRAVDLTPAAVGPAVVPPVNLGAHLDTMNVNMITCGGQATIPIVAAVSRVVDVPYAEIVASVASVSAGPGTRANIDEFTKTTSRGVETIGGAQRGKAIIILNPAEPPMIMRDTIFAAIPEDADRAAIADSITRMVADVQQYVPGYRLLNEPQFDDPTPVSGGFARVSVFVEVEGAGDFLPPYAGNLDIMTAAATRVGEQIAAQLLAARV, encoded by the coding sequence ATGGCCAAAGCAAGTGCCGCGATCGTCGGTTCCGGCAACATCAGCACCGACCTGCTCTACAAGCTGCAGCGGTCCGAGGTGATCGAACCGCGGTGGATGATCGGCATCGATCCGGCCAGCGAAGGCTTGAAGCGAGCCCGCGGCCTCGGTCTGGCGACGTCTGCCGAGGGTGTCGGCCCGCTGCTCGATCAGGCGGAGAAGCCGGACATCATCTTCGAGGCCACGTCGGCCTACGTCCATCGGGCGGCCGCGCCGGACTATGCGGCGGCCGGTATCCGCGCGGTGGATCTCACCCCGGCCGCGGTGGGCCCGGCGGTGGTGCCGCCGGTGAACCTCGGCGCACACCTGGACACGATGAACGTCAATATGATCACCTGCGGCGGGCAGGCGACGATCCCGATCGTCGCCGCGGTGTCCCGGGTGGTCGACGTGCCGTACGCCGAGATCGTCGCCTCGGTGGCGTCGGTCTCCGCGGGGCCGGGCACCCGGGCCAACATCGACGAGTTCACCAAGACCACCAGCCGCGGTGTGGAGACGATCGGCGGCGCGCAACGGGGCAAGGCGATCATCATCCTGAACCCGGCCGAACCGCCGATGATCATGCGGGACACCATCTTCGCAGCGATTCCGGAGGACGCCGATCGGGCGGCGATCGCGGATTCGATCACCCGGATGGTCGCCGACGTGCAGCAGTACGTCCCCGGCTATCGGTTGCTCAACGAGCCGCAGTTCGACGATCCGACCCCGGTCTCCGGCGGTTTCGCCCGGGTCTCGGTATTCGTCGAGGTGGAGGGCGCGGGCGACTTCCTGCCGCCGTACGCCGGCAACCTGGACATCATGACCGCGGCCGCGACCCGGGTCGGCGAACAGATCGCCGCCCAGCTGCTCGCGGCCCGAGTGTAA
- a CDS encoding 2-keto-4-pentenoate hydratase, producing MLDSQVRAAIAAELAVAERDRVPVDPLTDRYPEIDVVDAYEIQLINIRQRRAAGATVIGHKVGLSSEAMQRMMNVDEPDYGHLLADMAVDEDVPVDTGRYLYPRVEVEVGFVLGADLPGAECTEADVLAATAAFAPAIELIDTRITEWKIKLADTIADNASSAGWVLGKQRVAPGGLDIRGIDAVLTRNGEVVAEGRSDAVLGDPVIAVAWLARKVAGFGVRLKAGDVVLPGSCTRAIDARPGDTFHAEFAGLGSVDLSFE from the coding sequence ATGCTCGACAGTCAGGTCAGGGCGGCGATCGCGGCCGAACTCGCGGTTGCCGAACGAGATCGGGTGCCGGTCGATCCGCTCACCGACCGCTACCCCGAGATCGACGTGGTCGACGCCTACGAGATCCAGCTGATCAATATCCGGCAGCGCCGCGCCGCCGGGGCCACGGTGATCGGGCACAAGGTGGGGCTGTCGTCCGAGGCGATGCAGCGGATGATGAACGTCGACGAACCGGACTACGGCCACCTGCTCGCGGACATGGCGGTGGACGAGGATGTTCCGGTCGACACCGGGCGCTACCTGTACCCGCGAGTCGAGGTGGAGGTCGGGTTCGTGCTCGGCGCCGACCTGCCCGGCGCGGAGTGCACCGAGGCCGACGTACTCGCCGCCACCGCCGCTTTCGCGCCGGCGATCGAGCTGATCGACACTCGGATCACCGAGTGGAAGATCAAGCTGGCCGACACCATCGCCGACAATGCCTCCTCGGCCGGGTGGGTACTCGGCAAGCAACGGGTCGCGCCCGGGGGGCTCGACATCCGCGGTATCGATGCGGTGCTCACCCGCAACGGCGAGGTGGTCGCGGAAGGACGCAGCGACGCCGTGCTGGGTGACCCGGTAATCGCGGTGGCGTGGCTGGCCCGCAAGGTGGCCGGCTTCGGGGTGCGGCTCAAAGCCGGCGATGTGGTGTTGCCCGGCTCCTGCACCCGAGCGATCGACGCGCGTCCCGGCGACACGTTCCATGCCGAATTCGCCGGGCTGGGCTCGGTCGACCTGAGCTTCGAGTAA
- the kstD gene encoding 3-oxosteroid 1-dehydrogenase, with protein sequence MAEQTYDVVVVGSGGGGMVAALTAADRGLSVVVLEKSPYFGGSTARSGGGVWIPGNAALRASGVTDDTPAAARTYLHSIIGDDVPAERIDTYIDRGAEMFDFILRTTPLKMTWVPDYADYYPEAPGGRPGGRSVEPKPFNGRRLGADLANLQPPYSKAPLNLVVLQADYRWLNLNRRHPKGVLRSMRVGARMMAAKLTGRHMLGMGQALAAALRLGLTNAGIPLLLNTPMTDLYTEDGVVRGVDVLRAGKPERFTARYGVILAAGGFEHNEELRKKYQREPIGTQWTTGAVSNTGDGILAGQKLGGAVDFMSDAWWGPSIPLPKGPWFCLAERNLPGGIIVNARGERYFNEAAPYVEAVHRMYGGQFGQGEGPGENIPSWMILDQRYRDRYIFAGLQPRQRFPKSWREAGVVVEADTLAELADTIGIPADRLAATVARFNEFARTGVDEDFHRGESAYDRYYGDPRNAPNPCLGAIDKGPFYAVQMVPGDLGTKGGLVTDVAGRVLREDDSVIEGLYACGNSSSPVMGHTYAGPGATIGPAMTFGYLAVLDIADRKNADRKAGR encoded by the coding sequence ATGGCCGAGCAGACATATGACGTCGTCGTCGTGGGCAGTGGTGGCGGCGGTATGGTCGCAGCCCTGACTGCGGCCGATCGCGGGCTGAGCGTGGTGGTGCTGGAGAAGTCGCCGTACTTCGGCGGGTCGACCGCCCGCTCCGGTGGCGGGGTGTGGATTCCCGGCAACGCCGCGCTACGCGCGTCCGGCGTCACCGACGACACTCCGGCCGCCGCGCGCACCTACCTGCACAGCATCATCGGCGACGACGTGCCGGCCGAGCGGATCGACACCTACATCGACCGGGGCGCGGAGATGTTCGACTTCATCCTGCGTACCACCCCGTTGAAGATGACGTGGGTGCCCGATTACGCGGACTACTACCCCGAAGCTCCCGGCGGCCGGCCCGGCGGGCGCTCGGTGGAGCCGAAGCCGTTCAACGGCAGGCGACTCGGCGCCGACCTGGCGAATCTGCAGCCGCCGTACAGCAAGGCACCGCTGAATCTGGTGGTGCTGCAAGCCGACTACCGCTGGCTCAACTTGAACCGGCGCCACCCCAAGGGGGTGTTGCGGTCGATGCGGGTCGGCGCCCGGATGATGGCGGCCAAACTGACCGGCCGGCACATGCTCGGCATGGGACAAGCGCTGGCCGCCGCGCTGCGGCTCGGCCTGACGAACGCCGGCATCCCGCTGCTGTTGAACACCCCGATGACCGACCTCTACACCGAGGACGGGGTGGTTCGCGGAGTCGACGTGCTGCGTGCCGGCAAGCCGGAACGGTTCACGGCCCGATACGGCGTGATCCTCGCCGCCGGCGGATTCGAGCACAACGAGGAACTGCGCAAGAAATATCAGCGCGAACCGATCGGCACCCAGTGGACCACCGGCGCGGTCAGCAACACCGGGGACGGCATCCTGGCCGGTCAGAAGCTCGGCGGCGCGGTCGATTTCATGTCCGATGCGTGGTGGGGGCCGTCGATTCCGCTACCCAAGGGGCCGTGGTTCTGCCTGGCCGAACGCAACCTGCCCGGTGGGATCATCGTCAACGCCCGGGGCGAGCGCTATTTCAACGAGGCTGCACCGTATGTCGAAGCGGTACACCGGATGTACGGTGGGCAGTTCGGGCAGGGCGAGGGACCGGGCGAGAACATCCCGTCCTGGATGATCCTCGACCAGCGCTATCGTGACCGCTATATCTTCGCCGGACTACAACCACGACAACGCTTCCCGAAGAGCTGGCGGGAAGCCGGCGTGGTGGTCGAGGCCGACACCCTGGCCGAGCTGGCCGACACGATCGGGATTCCGGCGGACCGGTTGGCAGCCACCGTCGCCCGGTTCAACGAGTTCGCCCGGACCGGCGTCGACGAAGACTTCCACCGCGGCGAAAGCGCGTACGACCGCTACTACGGCGACCCGCGCAACGCACCGAACCCGTGTCTGGGCGCTATCGACAAGGGGCCGTTCTACGCGGTGCAGATGGTGCCCGGCGACCTCGGCACCAAGGGGGGCCTGGTCACCGACGTCGCCGGCCGGGTGCTCCGGGAGGACGACAGCGTGATCGAGGGGCTGTACGCCTGCGGCAATTCCAGCTCACCGGTGATGGGGCACACCTACGCCGGGCCGGGCGCGACCATCGGTCCCGCGATGACCTTCGGCTACCTCGCCGTGCTGGATATCGCCGACAGAAAGAATGCCGACCGGAAGGCAGGCCGCTGA
- a CDS encoding MaoC/PaaZ C-terminal domain-containing protein — translation MPIDPGVAVGAELPAEDFSWTASDVQLYQLALGAGGAPTDPAQLGYLDDVAPLVLPTFATVAATFHQVAPPAVSFPGIDIDLAKVVHGTQSVTVHRPLPASGSARQTSRIAEVWDKGKAAVIVREYTTADEAGEPLWTARSSIFARGEGGFGGERGPSEKAELPDREPDYDVTTATLPQQALLYRLCGDRNPLHSDPDFAEAAGFPAPILHGLCTFGIVCRTVTDAVLGSDAARVTGFGAKFAGVVFPGETLRTRIWRTGSDTLQITASVVERDDAPALADVVLSHS, via the coding sequence ATGCCGATCGACCCCGGCGTCGCGGTCGGCGCCGAGCTGCCCGCCGAAGACTTCTCCTGGACCGCGTCCGATGTCCAGCTGTATCAGCTGGCGCTGGGTGCGGGTGGTGCGCCGACCGATCCGGCCCAGTTGGGCTACCTGGACGACGTCGCGCCGCTGGTGCTCCCCACCTTCGCGACCGTTGCCGCCACCTTCCATCAGGTTGCCCCGCCGGCGGTCTCGTTTCCCGGGATCGATATCGACCTGGCCAAGGTGGTGCACGGCACCCAGTCGGTCACCGTGCATCGCCCCCTGCCCGCGTCCGGTAGCGCGCGCCAGACCTCGCGGATCGCCGAGGTCTGGGACAAGGGCAAGGCGGCCGTGATCGTGCGCGAATACACCACCGCCGACGAGGCCGGTGAGCCGCTCTGGACCGCACGGTCGTCCATCTTCGCCCGCGGTGAGGGCGGGTTCGGTGGCGAACGTGGGCCGTCGGAGAAGGCCGAGTTACCGGACCGGGAGCCCGATTACGACGTCACGACGGCGACGCTGCCGCAACAGGCGCTGCTCTACCGGCTGTGCGGGGACCGCAACCCGCTGCATTCCGATCCCGACTTCGCCGAGGCCGCGGGGTTTCCCGCGCCGATCCTGCACGGGCTGTGCACTTTCGGCATCGTCTGCCGGACCGTGACCGACGCCGTCCTCGGCAGCGACGCCGCCCGGGTGACCGGCTTCGGCGCCAAGTTCGCCGGGGTGGTGTTCCCCGGGGAGACGCTGCGCACCCGGATCTGGCGTACCGGTTCGGACACGCTGCAGATCACCGCCTCGGTCGTGGAACGTGACGATGCGCCCGCCCTGGCCGATGTGGTGCTGTCACATAGCTGA
- a CDS encoding type II toxin-antitoxin system PemK/MazF family toxin codes for MPTTTGIVQPGFAMIDKITTVRRSNLDTRIGRVPAASMAEVERSLLVFLGLAS; via the coding sequence ATGCCCACAACCACCGGAATCGTCCAACCCGGCTTCGCCATGATCGACAAGATCACGACAGTCCGGCGATCGAACCTCGATACCCGGATAGGTCGCGTGCCCGCCGCATCGATGGCCGAGGTCGAACGTTCGCTGCTGGTGTTCCTCGGCCTGGCCTCCTGA
- a CDS encoding SDR family NAD(P)-dependent oxidoreductase — protein MTTHWTPARLGDLSGKRIIVTGATNGVGLGTARALVRAGAHVIMAVRNPELGAQRAAEIGGSTSIAKVDLADLASVRAFADALDEDVDILINNAGLLTEGREETVDGFEKTLGTNLLGPFALTNLIFPRIRSQIINVGSHAHRSAELRLDDMHLRTAKWTMMGAYSRSKLGVMLWGLELDRRLRVANSPVVSQLTHPGWVASNLSHLSDKPLLAAADRVVRTVAGVVANDIDAGAASTLYCISEPVPPGSYIGYDGPLGLSGPLVMLGRTALAGDYDIAAEVFEFAENETGTKFPGSAIG, from the coding sequence GTGACAACGCACTGGACTCCGGCCCGGCTGGGCGACCTCAGCGGCAAACGCATCATCGTGACCGGCGCGACGAACGGCGTCGGCCTCGGCACCGCCCGCGCGCTGGTCCGGGCCGGCGCGCACGTGATCATGGCGGTCCGCAACCCCGAACTGGGAGCGCAGCGCGCCGCCGAGATCGGCGGCTCGACGTCGATCGCGAAGGTCGACCTGGCCGATCTGGCCTCGGTGCGGGCGTTCGCCGACGCCCTCGACGAGGACGTCGACATCCTGATCAACAACGCCGGCCTGCTCACCGAGGGCCGGGAAGAGACCGTCGACGGGTTCGAGAAGACACTCGGCACCAACCTGCTCGGCCCCTTCGCCCTGACCAACCTGATCTTCCCGCGCATCCGTTCCCAGATCATCAATGTCGGCTCGCACGCGCACCGCAGCGCCGAACTCCGACTCGACGACATGCACCTGCGCACCGCCAAGTGGACGATGATGGGCGCGTACTCGCGTTCCAAGCTCGGCGTGATGCTGTGGGGACTGGAACTGGATCGTCGCCTGCGGGTGGCGAACTCGCCGGTGGTCAGCCAACTCACCCATCCCGGCTGGGTCGCCTCCAACCTGTCCCACCTCTCCGACAAGCCGCTGCTGGCAGCAGCCGACCGCGTGGTGCGCACGGTGGCCGGCGTGGTCGCCAACGACATCGACGCCGGCGCCGCCTCGACCCTGTACTGCATCAGCGAGCCGGTACCGCCGGGCAGCTACATCGGCTACGACGGTCCGCTCGGCCTGTCCGGACCGCTGGTGATGCTCGGCCGGACCGCACTCGCCGGCGACTACGACATCGCGGCCGAGGTGTTCGAGTTCGCCGAAAACGAAACCGGCACCAAGTTTCCGGGGTCAGCGATCGGCTGA
- a CDS encoding Txe/YoeB family addiction module toxin — protein sequence MRLVWDANAWEDYLWWQAQDRKVLGRINALVADIVRNGNEGIGKPEPLKHDFAGYWSRRITDEHRMVYKVVASEGADTEVRIAACRYHYGR from the coding sequence GTGCGGCTCGTGTGGGATGCCAACGCATGGGAGGACTACCTGTGGTGGCAGGCGCAGGATCGAAAAGTGCTCGGGCGGATCAACGCCCTCGTGGCGGATATCGTCCGAAACGGAAACGAAGGCATCGGTAAGCCCGAGCCGCTGAAGCATGACTTCGCGGGGTACTGGTCCCGGAGAATTACCGACGAGCACCGCATGGTGTACAAGGTCGTCGCGTCCGAGGGCGCCGACACCGAGGTCCGTATTGCGGCGTGCCGTTACCACTACGGACGCTAG
- a CDS encoding type II toxin-antitoxin system Phd/YefM family antitoxin, protein MRTMSYSESRARYAEVLDSVVNDREEIVITRAGHEPVVMVSLADFESLRETAYLMRSPANARRLLDAMERLESGAGEERPLIDTAD, encoded by the coding sequence ATGCGGACGATGAGCTACAGCGAGTCGCGTGCCCGGTACGCCGAAGTTCTGGATTCGGTGGTCAACGACCGGGAGGAGATCGTGATCACCCGCGCGGGTCATGAGCCGGTGGTGATGGTCTCGTTGGCCGATTTCGAGTCGCTGCGGGAGACCGCCTATCTGATGCGTTCACCGGCGAATGCCCGACGTCTGCTCGACGCGATGGAGCGGCTCGAGAGTGGTGCGGGAGAGGAGCGTCCGCTTATCGATACGGCAGACTGA